A single Tenacibaculum sp. 190524A02b DNA region contains:
- a CDS encoding LytTR family DNA-binding domain-containing protein codes for MMIKCLLVDDEPLAIQLLESHIEKIPSLEVVATCNNALKAFEIVSTQEIDLLFLDIKMPNITGIDFLKTIKNPPKTIFTTAYRDYAIESYDLEVVDYLLKPITFERFFKAVDRFVRTKNIVKQVGKKEEEEFLLLKSGNKHHKVFINDILFIESLKDYVKVHLRNDKRIVAKYKIGEMEIELKEKRFLRVHRSYIINTNKISAFTLNDIEVDSIEVPIGASYKEKVISFLNSIKKL; via the coding sequence ATGATGATTAAATGTTTATTAGTAGATGATGAGCCGTTAGCCATACAACTTTTAGAAAGTCATATAGAAAAAATACCTTCATTAGAAGTGGTGGCTACTTGTAATAATGCTTTAAAAGCTTTTGAAATTGTAAGTACTCAGGAAATTGATTTGTTATTTTTAGATATAAAAATGCCAAATATTACAGGGATAGATTTTTTAAAAACAATAAAGAATCCTCCAAAAACAATATTTACAACTGCTTATAGAGACTATGCTATTGAAAGTTACGATTTAGAAGTGGTGGACTATTTATTAAAACCAATAACTTTTGAACGTTTTTTTAAAGCGGTTGACCGTTTTGTACGTACAAAAAATATAGTAAAGCAAGTTGGTAAAAAAGAAGAAGAAGAGTTTTTACTTTTAAAGTCAGGGAATAAACATCATAAAGTATTTATAAATGATATATTATTTATAGAGAGTTTAAAAGATTATGTAAAAGTGCATTTAAGGAACGATAAACGTATAGTAGCTAAGTACAAAATAGGAGAGATGGAAATAGAGTTAAAAGAAAAACGTTTTTTACGAGTTCATCGCTCTTATATTATTAATACGAATAAAATATCAGCATTTACCTTAAATGATATAGAGGTAGATTCAATTGAAGTACCCATTGGGGCTAGTTATAAAGAAAAGGTTATTTCTTTTTTAAATAGTATTAAAAAATTATAG
- a CDS encoding heme-binding protein translates to MNLTLKQAKLIIQKAEEKAEEIGVNMNIAVVDYGANLLAFVRMEEAFLGAIDIAIKKARTARLFNKNTGDLGKLSKPEGPLFNIEHSNGGLITFPGGVPIKNEEGKVIGAIGVSGSTVENDFEVANTGANAIV, encoded by the coding sequence ATGAATCTTACTTTAAAACAAGCTAAATTAATTATTCAAAAAGCAGAAGAAAAAGCAGAGGAGATAGGTGTAAACATGAACATAGCTGTAGTGGATTATGGAGCTAACTTATTAGCGTTTGTAAGAATGGAGGAAGCTTTTTTGGGGGCTATAGATATTGCTATAAAGAAAGCAAGAACAGCAAGACTATTTAATAAAAATACGGGTGATTTAGGAAAGTTATCAAAACCAGAAGGGCCTTTATTTAATATAGAACATTCAAATGGAGGACTAATAACCTTTCCTGGTGGTGTGCCCATTAAGAATGAAGAAGGAAAAGTTATAGGAGCAATTGGTGTAAGTGGAAGCACGGTAGAAAATGATTTTGAGGTAGCAAATACAGGAGCTAATGCTATAGTTTAG
- a CDS encoding regulatory protein RecX, which translates to MTKKVFTVEEIKRKIEQYCIYQDRCHKEVENKLKEYRLIAEAREHILLHLLEHDFLNEERFSKSFARGKFRIKKWGRDRIVRELKFRDISTYNIKTALKEIDEEAYFSTLYDLIEKKNNQIKEENIFKRKKKVIDALLYKGFERDLIYKTVNEIIS; encoded by the coding sequence ATGACTAAGAAAGTATTTACTGTAGAGGAGATAAAAAGAAAAATTGAACAATACTGCATCTATCAAGATAGATGTCATAAAGAAGTAGAAAACAAACTAAAAGAATATCGATTAATTGCTGAAGCAAGAGAACATATTTTATTGCACTTATTGGAACATGATTTTTTAAATGAAGAACGATTTTCTAAAAGTTTTGCTAGAGGGAAATTTAGAATTAAAAAGTGGGGGAGAGATCGTATTGTTAGAGAGTTGAAGTTTCGGGATATTTCTACTTATAATATTAAAACAGCTTTAAAAGAAATTGATGAAGAAGCGTATTTTAGTACTTTGTATGACTTAATAGAAAAGAAAAACAATCAAATAAAGGAAGAAAATATTTTTAAGAGAAAAAAGAAGGTAATTGATGCGCTTTTATACAAAGGTTTTGAACGAGACTTAATTTATAAAACTGTCAATGAAATAATATCATAA
- a CDS encoding T9SS type A sorting domain-containing protein, which produces MKKTIFTLLLLCFVATLQAQLQENAPWANDTDKLYKKSKPTLKSIAKSAENYFNTIDRNKKGSGLKPFKRWEYHWSKYTNKEGIIAPPQDLWKAWAEKNQLSEQNRKNNGDWRALGPFENSNRYNARNFKQSGQGRVNAIAVDPNNSNTYYVGSPAGGIWKSTDAGLNWQPLTDYLPQIGVSGIAIHPTNSNIIYIATGDDDANDSYSVGVWKSTDGGTTWNNTGAISGNPRSMNEIYINPDNPETILVATSKGVQKTTNGGNTWNRVLNANVLDLKMKPGNPNVWYAVTKDQFYKSTDGGNSFTQKTITGLSNSSRLTMDVTKANANYIYIVSASNSRSSFNGIYKSTDSGESFSRTQETNDIFKSTQAWYDLALTVSSADPDIVYVGVLNIWKSTNGGNSFTQLNEWYNPNSSSYTHADIHFLRFLDGKFFAGTDGGIYVSTDEGKNFIDLTKRLAISQFYKISVSQQAINATIAGGLQDNGGFGFSGDKWYNYHGGDGMEGLVSPKNPNIFYGFTQYGGSLNISNDGGKSQANWVGAPAAEVDRDNNDSGGRWVTPLSANSKGELYAGYSQLYKLESNAWKKVSNHSFGGDLNLVEIDPNDDNYIYVVRNQSLYRSSDKGTTFTKVPFANEYINSIEISNNDSNTAWVVTNWTVYKTSNIRSNNPNFTDITRNLPSESKTVIKHYAKSTDNTVYLGTNLGVYYTNDDLNEWKTFDNGLPNTQVRDLEINEEAATLYAATYGRGVFYTDIPTQQHALDIKVVSINNINSDIIYSPNSLKPEVTVKNLGTEEITSFKLEYNYNDIKNTYNWTGNLSSGNEISFNIPKVDNLPFGNNTLTINAILTNETYTSNNKTAKTFLVNTFNNNPSQVITFENESEKLLTENDMWEVGYVNKTLLKTPSGNRAYVTKRVGNYPNKAKGYLYTHYYNLSTISNPTLKFKMAFDIENNYDYLIVEYSTNQGLNWTTLGDANSNNWYTSSTTVNNLPGKQWTGEGARNNPNGGKNSDVHTYMHDLSSVANETNILFRFAFITDDLEAKEGVVIDDLVIEGVLSTNDDVISIDKNISIFPNPSESIFNIKWEAGKTINLKVLDITGKEIISKKDITGETHQLNLQNYAKGIYLLNLEQDGALITKKLLLK; this is translated from the coding sequence ATGAAAAAAACAATTTTCACCTTACTATTATTGTGTTTTGTAGCTACGTTACAAGCACAATTACAAGAAAACGCCCCCTGGGCAAATGATACTGATAAGCTTTATAAAAAAAGCAAACCTACCTTAAAAAGTATAGCAAAATCTGCTGAAAATTACTTTAACACTATTGATAGAAATAAAAAAGGTAGTGGTTTAAAACCTTTTAAAAGATGGGAATATCATTGGTCTAAATACACCAATAAAGAAGGTATTATTGCTCCTCCTCAAGATTTGTGGAAAGCTTGGGCTGAAAAAAATCAACTAAGTGAACAAAACAGAAAAAACAATGGTGACTGGAGAGCTTTAGGTCCTTTTGAAAACTCCAACAGATACAATGCTAGAAACTTCAAACAAAGTGGACAAGGAAGAGTAAATGCCATTGCTGTAGACCCTAACAATTCTAACACCTACTATGTAGGTAGTCCTGCTGGGGGTATATGGAAGTCAACCGATGCTGGATTGAACTGGCAACCTTTAACAGATTATTTACCTCAAATTGGTGTATCTGGTATTGCTATTCACCCTACTAACTCAAACATCATATATATTGCTACTGGTGATGATGATGCTAATGATTCTTATTCAGTTGGTGTATGGAAATCAACAGATGGCGGTACTACATGGAATAATACTGGTGCTATTTCTGGAAACCCAAGGTCTATGAATGAAATCTATATTAACCCTGACAATCCTGAAACGATATTAGTAGCTACTAGTAAAGGCGTTCAAAAAACTACTAATGGTGGTAATACATGGAATAGAGTTCTTAACGCTAATGTATTAGATTTAAAAATGAAACCAGGTAATCCAAATGTGTGGTATGCTGTAACGAAAGATCAGTTTTACAAATCTACTGACGGTGGAAATAGTTTTACTCAAAAAACAATTACTGGTCTATCTAACTCTTCTAGACTTACCATGGATGTTACAAAAGCTAACGCTAATTATATATACATTGTTAGTGCTAGTAATAGTCGTAGTAGTTTTAATGGAATTTATAAGTCTACTGATAGTGGAGAATCTTTTTCAAGAACACAAGAAACCAATGATATTTTCAAAAGCACACAGGCTTGGTATGATTTAGCTTTAACAGTTTCTTCTGCTGACCCTGATATTGTATATGTTGGTGTTTTAAATATTTGGAAATCTACTAATGGAGGAAATTCTTTTACACAATTAAATGAATGGTACAATCCTAACTCTAGCTCATATACACATGCCGATATTCACTTTTTACGTTTTTTAGATGGTAAATTTTTTGCAGGTACAGATGGAGGTATTTATGTTTCTACTGATGAAGGAAAAAATTTCATTGACCTAACTAAACGTCTTGCTATTAGTCAGTTTTATAAAATTTCTGTATCACAACAAGCTATTAATGCAACTATAGCTGGTGGCTTACAAGATAATGGTGGTTTTGGTTTTTCAGGTGACAAATGGTATAATTATCATGGAGGAGATGGAATGGAAGGCCTTGTTTCTCCTAAAAACCCTAATATTTTTTACGGATTTACTCAATACGGTGGTAGTTTAAATATTTCAAACGACGGAGGTAAAAGCCAGGCCAATTGGGTAGGCGCTCCAGCTGCTGAAGTTGATAGAGACAATAATGATAGTGGCGGTAGATGGGTAACTCCTTTATCTGCTAACTCAAAAGGTGAATTATATGCTGGTTATAGTCAACTTTATAAATTAGAAAGTAATGCTTGGAAAAAAGTTTCAAATCATTCTTTTGGAGGTGATTTAAATTTAGTTGAAATAGATCCTAATGATGATAATTATATTTATGTTGTAAGAAACCAAAGTTTATACAGAAGTAGCGATAAAGGAACTACTTTTACAAAAGTTCCTTTTGCTAATGAATATATAAACTCTATTGAAATTAGCAATAATGATTCTAATACAGCATGGGTAGTAACTAACTGGACTGTGTACAAAACTTCTAATATTAGAAGTAACAATCCTAATTTTACTGACATCACCAGAAACCTTCCTTCTGAGTCTAAGACTGTAATTAAACATTACGCGAAAAGTACTGATAATACTGTTTATTTAGGAACAAACTTAGGGGTTTATTATACCAATGATGACTTAAATGAATGGAAAACATTTGATAATGGGTTACCCAATACCCAAGTAAGAGATTTAGAAATTAATGAAGAAGCTGCTACTTTATACGCTGCTACTTACGGACGTGGTGTTTTCTATACAGATATACCTACCCAACAACATGCTTTAGATATAAAAGTAGTTTCTATCAATAATATTAATTCTGATATTATATACAGCCCTAATAGCTTAAAACCTGAAGTAACTGTAAAAAATTTAGGAACAGAAGAAATAACTTCTTTTAAGCTGGAATATAACTACAACGATATCAAAAACACATACAATTGGACAGGAAATTTAAGTTCTGGAAATGAAATAAGTTTTAATATTCCTAAAGTTGACAACCTTCCTTTTGGAAATAACACACTTACCATTAATGCTATTTTAACTAATGAAACTTATACTTCTAATAATAAAACAGCTAAAACATTTTTAGTAAATACTTTTAACAACAATCCTTCTCAAGTAATAACTTTTGAGAATGAATCTGAAAAGTTACTTACCGAAAATGATATGTGGGAAGTAGGCTATGTAAATAAAACATTATTAAAAACTCCATCTGGTAATAGAGCTTACGTTACTAAAAGAGTAGGAAATTACCCTAACAAAGCCAAAGGATACCTTTACACACATTATTATAACTTATCTACTATAAGTAACCCTACTTTAAAGTTTAAAATGGCTTTTGATATTGAAAACAATTATGATTATTTAATTGTTGAGTATTCAACGAATCAAGGGTTAAATTGGACCACTTTGGGTGATGCAAATAGTAATAACTGGTACACTAGTTCTACTACAGTTAACAACCTTCCTGGTAAACAATGGACAGGTGAAGGAGCTAGAAACAATCCTAATGGCGGAAAAAATTCAGATGTACATACTTACATGCACGATTTATCAAGCGTTGCAAATGAAACAAATATCTTATTCAGATTTGCTTTTATTACTGATGACTTAGAAGCTAAAGAAGGTGTGGTTATAGATGATTTAGTTATAGAAGGTGTTTTATCTACTAATGATGATGTTATTTCTATAGACAAAAACATTTCTATATTCCCAAACCCTTCTGAGTCTATTTTCAATATAAAATGGGAAGCAGGAAAAACAATTAACTTAAAAGTTTTAGATATTACTGGTAAAGAAATCATTTCTAAAAAAGACATTACTGGTGAAACTCATCAATTAAATCTTCAAAATTACGCGAAAGGTATTTACTTATTAAATCTTGAACAAGACGGGGCTTTAATTACCAAAAAATTATTATTAAAATAG
- a CDS encoding NAD-dependent epimerase/dehydratase family protein has product MNSKILIIGACGQIGTELTQRLRAIHGSDNVVASDIREGNSEMMESGPFEIVDATDKERILEVVKKHQVTDVYLMAAMLSATAEKYPQKGWELNMTSLLAVLDLAKEKYIEKIYWPSSMAVFGNTSPKMNTPQQTIMEPSTVYGISKIAGEHWCNYYHDKYGVDVRSIRYPGIISWKTLPGGGTTDYAVDIYFDALKKGTFECFLEKSTRLPMMYMEDAIEATIKIMEVSKEEVKVRTSYNLAAISFTPEEIYNEIKKHIPNFKISYKPDFRQAIADSWPQVIDDSEARKDWGWQHKYDLRLMTEDIIESLKKNQHLLV; this is encoded by the coding sequence ATGAATAGCAAAATACTAATTATTGGAGCCTGCGGACAAATAGGTACGGAATTAACGCAGAGACTTAGAGCAATTCATGGAAGTGATAATGTTGTAGCATCAGATATTAGAGAAGGAAATTCGGAAATGATGGAATCGGGACCGTTTGAAATAGTAGATGCAACTGATAAAGAACGGATTTTAGAAGTAGTTAAAAAGCATCAGGTTACGGATGTTTATTTAATGGCTGCTATGTTATCTGCAACAGCAGAGAAGTACCCTCAAAAAGGATGGGAGTTAAATATGACTTCCTTATTAGCTGTTTTAGATTTAGCAAAAGAGAAGTATATTGAAAAAATATATTGGCCTAGCTCTATGGCTGTATTTGGAAATACTTCTCCTAAAATGAATACACCACAACAAACTATTATGGAGCCGTCAACAGTATATGGTATAAGTAAAATAGCAGGAGAACATTGGTGTAATTATTACCATGATAAGTATGGAGTAGATGTACGTAGTATAAGGTATCCAGGCATTATTAGCTGGAAAACATTACCAGGAGGAGGAACTACAGATTATGCAGTTGATATTTATTTTGATGCATTAAAGAAAGGAACTTTTGAATGTTTCTTAGAAAAATCAACAAGACTACCAATGATGTATATGGAAGACGCTATTGAAGCGACTATCAAAATTATGGAAGTAAGTAAAGAAGAGGTTAAAGTCAGAACCTCCTATAATTTAGCAGCAATTAGTTTTACACCAGAAGAAATTTATAACGAAATAAAAAAGCATATTCCAAATTTTAAAATTTCCTATAAACCAGATTTTAGACAGGCAATTGCTGATAGCTGGCCGCAAGTAATTGATGATTCAGAAGCTAGAAAAGACTGGGGGTGGCAGCATAAGTATGATTTAAGGTTAATGACAGAAGATATTATAGAAAGTCTAAAAAAGAACCAGCATCTTTTAGTGTAA
- a CDS encoding thioredoxin family protein, whose protein sequence is MKEIIVESLKKAITYEEYRSLVNSLILEGKSTGDNQSEELLNYSVLNDKRMKRLDKTIEISQESIEKVKKIDKQQTWLVLTEGWCGDAAQNLPIINKLAKENTNINLQLVLRDENKVLMDRFLTNGGRSIPKLIALDENKDVIATWGPRPTEATKMVKDYKEKNGKLDAKFKKDLQIWYNKNKGRNTEQDLTSLLS, encoded by the coding sequence ATGAAAGAAATAATAGTAGAAAGTTTAAAAAAAGCAATCACTTACGAAGAATATAGGAGTTTAGTTAATTCACTAATTTTAGAAGGGAAGTCAACCGGAGATAATCAGTCTGAAGAGCTTTTAAATTATAGTGTTTTAAATGATAAGCGCATGAAGCGTTTAGATAAAACGATTGAAATATCACAAGAATCTATAGAGAAAGTAAAAAAAATAGATAAACAGCAAACTTGGTTGGTGTTAACAGAAGGATGGTGTGGAGATGCAGCTCAAAATTTACCTATAATTAATAAATTGGCTAAGGAAAATACTAACATAAACTTACAGTTAGTGTTAAGAGATGAGAATAAAGTGTTAATGGATAGGTTTTTAACAAATGGAGGTCGCTCAATACCTAAGTTAATAGCTTTAGATGAAAATAAAGATGTGATAGCCACTTGGGGGCCAAGACCAACAGAGGCTACAAAGATGGTTAAAGATTACAAAGAAAAAAATGGAAAATTGGATGCTAAATTCAAAAAAGATTTGCAAATTTGGTACAATAAAAATAAGGGTAGAAATACTGAACAAGATTTAACATCATTATTGAGCTAA
- a CDS encoding ABC transporter ATPase produces MFIDSKLLSEEAKVWIYPSSRKFYPQELDEVHKKIKTFVENWKSDKENFKASYELLYDRFIVFYAEENEVIENSDLDKQVGFILELQQCYEVELLDKMNVCFKQGEYVQYKEVKEFKKMLKNKSVSPKTIVFDNLIQTKYDLENYWEVPITESWYNRFL; encoded by the coding sequence ATGTTTATAGATAGTAAATTATTGTCTGAAGAAGCTAAAGTATGGATATACCCTTCCAGTAGGAAGTTTTATCCGCAAGAATTAGATGAGGTACATAAAAAGATTAAAACTTTTGTTGAAAATTGGAAATCTGATAAAGAAAACTTTAAAGCTTCTTATGAATTATTATATGACAGATTCATTGTTTTTTACGCAGAGGAAAATGAAGTGATAGAAAATTCTGACTTAGATAAACAAGTTGGTTTTATTTTAGAGTTACAACAGTGTTATGAAGTAGAGTTGTTAGATAAAATGAACGTTTGTTTTAAACAAGGAGAATATGTACAATATAAAGAGGTTAAAGAATTCAAAAAAATGCTAAAAAACAAATCAGTATCTCCAAAAACCATTGTTTTTGATAACCTAATACAAACAAAATATGATTTAGAGAATTATTGGGAAGTGCCAATTACTGAAAGTTGGTATAATCGATTTTTGTAA